A single genomic interval of uncultured Desulfobacter sp. harbors:
- the meaB gene encoding methylmalonyl Co-A mutase-associated GTPase MeaB has translation MKLVQKGYQVAVLAVDPSSSRSGGSIMADKTRMEKLSVEERAFIRPSPSGETLGGVAGKTRETMLLCEAAGFDVIIIETVGAGQSETMVASMVDFFLVLMLAGAGDELQAIKKGVLELADAIAINRADGDNVERAQNAKKIYETVLHLIHPASLSWTPPVVTCSALEMTGIDEIWKIISDHRKTLTVSGELETKRKKQALEWLWFLLEEGLKERFYQNPNVKKLLPQIEKEVEKGATSPAIAANKLFSSLDESLFGN, from the coding sequence ATGAAGCTTGTGCAAAAAGGGTATCAGGTTGCTGTTCTTGCCGTGGATCCCAGCAGTTCAAGAAGCGGCGGGAGCATCATGGCGGACAAAACACGCATGGAAAAACTTTCTGTTGAGGAAAGAGCATTTATTCGACCGTCTCCTTCCGGAGAAACGCTGGGCGGTGTTGCCGGAAAAACCCGTGAAACCATGCTTCTTTGCGAGGCTGCCGGCTTTGACGTAATTATTATTGAAACCGTAGGGGCAGGGCAATCAGAAACCATGGTCGCTTCCATGGTCGATTTCTTTTTGGTCCTTATGCTGGCAGGTGCTGGGGATGAACTCCAGGCGATAAAAAAAGGGGTTCTGGAGTTGGCGGATGCCATCGCCATTAACAGGGCGGATGGTGATAATGTTGAAAGAGCCCAAAACGCAAAAAAGATCTATGAAACTGTTCTGCACCTTATCCATCCAGCTTCTCTGAGTTGGACGCCCCCTGTTGTTACCTGCAGCGCTCTTGAGATGACCGGCATTGACGAGATCTGGAAAATCATTTCAGATCACCGGAAAACGCTTACTGTTTCAGGAGAGCTGGAGACCAAACGAAAAAAACAGGCCCTTGAATGGCTGTGGTTTCTTTTGGAAGAAGGGCTTAAGGAGCGGTTTTATCAAAACCCCAATGTCAAAAAATTGCTGCCCCAAATTGAAAAAGAGGTGGAAAAGGGGGCCACATCACCGGCAATCGCAGCAAATAAACTCTTTTCTTCTTTGGATGAGAGCCTGTTTGGTAATTAA
- the scpA gene encoding methylmalonyl-CoA mutase — MAEHPDKHKWMELAAKELKGKPVSSLNWMTPEGIEVKPLYTAEDIKGMECVNTLPGIGPYVRGPRATMYAGKPWTIRQYAGFATAKESNAFYRKILAAGQKGLSVAFDLATHRGYDSDHPRVAGDIGKAGVAVDSVEDMKILFDQIPLDKMSVSMTMNGAVLPVLAGYIVAAEEQGVKQNQLTGTIQNDILKEYLTRNTYIYPPKPSMRIVSDIIGYCSKHMPKYNTISICGYHMKEAGADSVLQVAFTLADGLEYVRAALATGLDIDDFAPRLSFFFGIGMNFFMDIAMLRAARFLWHRIISRFNPKNPKSTMLRTHCQTSGSSLTQQDPYNNIVRTTLECLSAALGETQSLHTNSFDEAVSLPTDFSARIARNTQIIIQEESQICHVVDPLGGSYYVESLTDGIIREATKIMDEIAQLGGMAKAIETGMPKMRIEESAARKQARIDQGKDIIVGVNKYQTEEKFEFDVLEVPTTVRDEQIAKLKEIKTKRDNHAVQKALEAITTCAESDGNLLEACIPAVRARATVGEISDAMEKIFGRYTATTHCISGVYAEECGDSECIDLLRKRTDEFMKRRGRRPRMLVTKMGQNGHDRGIKVVATAFADLGFDVDISPLFQTPEESAKMAVENDVHVLGVSSLAAGHKTLVPQLIEALKEKNADDILVVVGGIIPPQDHDFLYEKGVVRIFGPGTSIIDSANQVLNALEEKK; from the coding sequence ATGGCAGAGCATCCGGATAAACACAAATGGATGGAACTTGCAGCAAAGGAATTGAAAGGAAAACCGGTTAGTTCGTTGAACTGGATGACCCCTGAAGGGATAGAGGTAAAGCCGTTGTATACCGCTGAAGATATTAAAGGTATGGAATGTGTGAATACCCTTCCGGGCATTGGGCCGTATGTCCGGGGTCCCAGAGCGACCATGTATGCCGGAAAGCCCTGGACCATTCGCCAGTATGCCGGTTTTGCCACGGCAAAAGAATCCAATGCGTTTTACAGAAAAATTCTGGCTGCCGGTCAGAAAGGACTGTCCGTCGCGTTCGATCTTGCCACCCACAGGGGGTATGATTCCGATCATCCCCGGGTCGCCGGTGACATCGGTAAGGCAGGGGTCGCGGTAGATTCCGTAGAGGATATGAAAATTCTTTTTGATCAGATCCCGCTGGATAAAATGTCTGTTTCCATGACCATGAACGGCGCTGTTTTGCCGGTTCTTGCCGGTTACATCGTTGCTGCGGAAGAACAGGGCGTAAAGCAAAACCAATTAACGGGTACCATACAAAACGACATCTTGAAGGAGTATCTCACAAGAAATACCTATATATATCCACCCAAGCCCTCCATGAGAATTGTATCGGACATCATCGGATACTGCTCAAAACACATGCCCAAATACAACACCATCAGTATCTGCGGTTACCACATGAAGGAGGCGGGCGCTGATTCCGTCCTCCAGGTAGCATTTACCCTGGCTGACGGACTTGAATATGTCAGGGCGGCCCTGGCCACCGGACTCGACATCGACGATTTTGCGCCCCGGCTTTCGTTTTTCTTCGGCATAGGCATGAACTTTTTCATGGATATTGCCATGCTGAGGGCCGCCCGGTTTTTGTGGCATCGAATAATCAGCCGGTTTAATCCCAAAAATCCGAAATCAACCATGTTAAGGACCCATTGCCAGACGTCCGGCTCGAGCCTGACCCAACAGGACCCGTATAACAACATTGTTCGAACGACGCTTGAGTGCCTGTCTGCCGCGTTAGGTGAAACCCAGTCTTTGCACACCAATTCCTTTGACGAAGCCGTGAGCCTGCCGACGGATTTTTCGGCAAGAATTGCCAGAAATACTCAGATCATCATTCAGGAAGAATCCCAGATTTGCCATGTGGTTGATCCGCTGGGCGGCTCCTATTATGTTGAGAGCTTGACGGATGGAATCATCAGGGAAGCCACCAAAATTATGGATGAGATTGCGCAATTGGGCGGAATGGCCAAAGCCATTGAAACAGGCATGCCCAAAATGCGGATCGAGGAGTCAGCGGCCCGCAAACAGGCCCGAATCGACCAAGGTAAGGATATCATTGTGGGGGTAAACAAATATCAAACAGAAGAAAAATTTGAATTTGATGTTCTCGAAGTCCCCACTACGGTTCGTGATGAACAGATTGCAAAATTAAAAGAGATAAAAACAAAACGGGACAATCATGCCGTGCAAAAGGCACTTGAAGCCATAACAACATGTGCGGAATCCGACGGGAATTTGCTGGAGGCATGTATCCCTGCCGTGAGAGCCAGGGCAACGGTCGGAGAGATTTCAGACGCCATGGAAAAAATTTTCGGCCGATATACGGCTACCACCCACTGCATATCCGGTGTATATGCCGAAGAATGCGGTGATAGCGAATGCATTGATTTGTTGAGAAAAAGAACCGATGAATTTATGAAAAGACGGGGCAGACGCCCGAGAATGCTTGTTACCAAGATGGGACAGAATGGTCATGATCGCGGGATCAAGGTCGTTGCAACCGCTTTTGCAGACCTGGGGTTCGATGTGGACATCAGTCCGTTGTTTCAGACGCCTGAAGAATCAGCAAAAATGGCTGTAGAAAACGATGTTCATGTTTTAGGTGTTTCCAGCCTGGCTGCCGGGCATAAGACCCTGGTTCCCCAGCTTATTGAGGCCCTTAAAGAAAAAAATGCTGATGATATTCTTGTGGTTGTCGGCGGAATAATCCCGCCACAGGATCATGATTTTCTTTATGAAAAAGGCGTCGTAAGGATATTCGGACCCGGTACATCAATTATAGATTCGGCCAATCAGGTATTAAATGCGCTGGAGGAAAAAAAATAA
- the mce gene encoding methylmalonyl-CoA epimerase, translating to MKILKIDHIGIAVTHLNESKKFWTDVLGLEFSGSETVEEQNVTTAFFPVGESEVELLESTASDGPVARYLKKKGEGIHHIAFRVENIQAALEELKAKGIKLIDETPRKGAGGTKIAFIHPESTNGILVELCER from the coding sequence TTGAAGATACTCAAAATCGACCATATCGGGATTGCAGTAACACACCTCAATGAAAGTAAAAAGTTCTGGACGGATGTTCTGGGGCTTGAGTTTTCAGGATCAGAAACCGTTGAAGAGCAGAACGTCACCACTGCTTTTTTCCCTGTTGGAGAAAGTGAAGTTGAGCTTCTGGAATCCACAGCATCTGACGGGCCTGTTGCCAGGTATCTGAAAAAAAAAGGAGAGGGGATACATCATATCGCCTTTCGTGTGGAAAATATCCAGGCAGCTTTGGAAGAGTTAAAGGCAAAAGGGATAAAGCTTATTGATGAAACGCCAAGAAAAGGGGCAGGTGGAACAAAAATAGCATTTATACACCCTGAATCAACAAACGGAATTCTGGTGGAACTGTGTGAGCGATAG
- a CDS encoding 2Fe-2S iron-sulfur cluster-binding protein, giving the protein MPAKRITAHPILEIPAKKQVTFTWNGRTLTGYDGEMISSALIANDIHVFGHHYKDSSPQGLFCANGQCSQCLVIADGHPVKSCMTPLREGLVLKSVEGLPELPAEDTRVPVSDIPVLDIDVLIIGGGPAGLSAAVELGKRNVAALLVDDKDRLGGKLVLQTHKFFGSVEDSFAGTRGFEIGEILEKQVRAMASVDIWLNSTAVGVFSDHIVGVVNADTYRLIRPKKLLVTTGAREKMLSFPGNTIPGVYGAGAFQTLVNRDLVKAADRVLIVGGGNVGLIGAYHAIQAGIEVAAVIEGLPQVGGYKVHADKLLRLGVPILTSHTVVAAHGQERVESVTIAALGPDWKIIPGTEKTYAVDTVLIAVGLAQVNEFYLKAKKWGMDVFSAGDAQEIAEASAAMFTGKIEGVKIAQSLGLDVGEIPAEWNEKAAVLKSRPKAPVKRKKPEHMDGVFPIFHCDQEVPCNPCTSVCPVKAIHTENNKITGLPFRDTAIECTGCLNCVAVCPGLAITLVDFRKDSQNPIVTLPYEVWREKVEVGQMIPVTKENGAVLGHFPVVKIRSVKKYPRTMLVQVKMDKTFATEAAGIWVQEQQIDPSTVYEKEPLPDEAIICRCERVSAGEIRQAIRDGVRDLNRLKAITRTGMGSCGSKTCHPMVWRIFQEEGVDLSDVTDRIGRPLFVEVPMGYFAGTTGTKGGDDNA; this is encoded by the coding sequence ATGCCTGCGAAAAGAATCACCGCGCATCCAATCCTTGAAATTCCCGCGAAAAAGCAGGTGACGTTCACCTGGAACGGCAGAACGCTTACGGGCTATGACGGGGAAATGATTTCTTCAGCGCTGATCGCCAATGATATTCATGTATTCGGGCACCATTACAAGGACAGCAGCCCCCAGGGGCTTTTCTGTGCCAATGGTCAGTGTTCCCAATGCCTGGTCATTGCCGACGGACATCCGGTTAAATCATGCATGACACCCCTGCGCGAAGGGCTGGTGCTGAAAAGTGTCGAAGGGCTGCCCGAGTTGCCGGCCGAAGATACCCGCGTTCCTGTCAGCGATATCCCGGTCTTGGATATCGATGTTCTGATCATCGGCGGGGGGCCGGCGGGACTTTCCGCAGCGGTCGAACTTGGTAAGCGCAACGTAGCCGCTCTGCTGGTGGACGATAAAGACCGACTGGGCGGCAAACTGGTGTTGCAGACCCACAAATTTTTTGGGTCAGTGGAAGATTCCTTTGCCGGTACCCGCGGGTTTGAAATCGGTGAAATTTTAGAGAAACAGGTCAGGGCCATGGCCTCGGTGGACATTTGGCTCAACAGCACCGCTGTGGGCGTTTTTTCAGACCATATCGTCGGTGTGGTCAACGCCGACACCTACCGGCTCATCCGTCCTAAAAAACTGCTGGTAACCACCGGAGCCAGGGAGAAGATGCTCTCGTTTCCCGGTAACACCATCCCCGGCGTTTACGGGGCCGGTGCGTTTCAAACCCTGGTGAACCGGGATTTGGTCAAAGCCGCCGACCGTGTTCTCATCGTAGGCGGCGGCAATGTCGGTCTGATCGGAGCCTATCACGCCATTCAGGCCGGTATCGAGGTGGCGGCGGTCATCGAAGGCCTGCCCCAGGTCGGCGGGTACAAGGTCCATGCAGACAAACTTTTGCGACTGGGCGTACCTATTTTAACCAGCCACACCGTCGTCGCGGCCCATGGCCAAGAACGGGTGGAATCGGTCACCATCGCCGCCCTGGGGCCCGACTGGAAAATCATTCCCGGAACCGAGAAAACCTATGCGGTGGATACAGTGCTCATTGCCGTGGGCCTTGCGCAGGTCAATGAATTCTATCTTAAGGCCAAAAAATGGGGTATGGACGTCTTTTCCGCAGGCGACGCCCAGGAGATCGCCGAAGCATCGGCCGCCATGTTTACCGGCAAAATTGAAGGCGTTAAAATCGCCCAATCCCTGGGTCTGGATGTGGGCGAAATACCCGCTGAATGGAATGAAAAGGCCGCCGTTTTAAAATCGCGCCCCAAAGCACCGGTCAAACGTAAAAAACCTGAGCATATGGACGGAGTATTTCCGATATTCCATTGCGATCAAGAGGTCCCCTGCAATCCCTGCACCTCGGTCTGTCCGGTCAAGGCCATTCATACAGAAAATAACAAAATCACCGGTTTGCCCTTTCGTGATACCGCCATTGAATGCACCGGCTGCCTGAACTGCGTGGCCGTGTGTCCGGGCTTGGCCATTACCCTGGTCGATTTTCGAAAGGACAGCCAAAATCCGATTGTGACGTTGCCCTATGAGGTTTGGCGTGAAAAGGTCGAGGTCGGTCAGATGATCCCGGTCACCAAGGAAAACGGGGCGGTATTGGGTCATTTTCCGGTGGTCAAGATCCGATCCGTGAAAAAATATCCCAGAACCATGCTGGTGCAGGTCAAAATGGACAAGACATTCGCCACTGAGGCGGCCGGCATCTGGGTTCAGGAGCAGCAGATCGACCCCTCCACCGTCTACGAGAAAGAGCCGCTGCCGGACGAGGCCATCATCTGCCGGTGCGAACGGGTTTCGGCCGGCGAAATCCGCCAGGCGATCCGGGACGGGGTTCGTGATTTGAACCGGTTAAAAGCCATTACCCGGACCGGAATGGGGTCCTGCGGTTCCAAGACCTGCCATCCCATGGTCTGGCGGATTTTTCAGGAAGAGGGGGTTGATCTGAGCGATGTCACCGACAGGATCGGCCGGCCTCTTTTTGTCGAGGTCCCCATGGGCTATTTTGCCGGAACCACCGGAACCAAAGGAGGGGATGACAATGCCTGA